The DNA region GGACCCCGGCAAAAGACGTGCCCTCTGTCTGGACATGAGCAAAAAGCTCGTGGAGAAATTTCAAAGTGAATACGGCTCGGCTGAATGTCATGGTGTACACCGGAAAATCCTTGGACGCGCCTACGACCTGAGCGATCCCCAGGAGTTCGAGCGTTTTGTTCGAGATGGAGGACACGACGACAAATGTCCCTCGGTCTGCGCGAACGCCGTGAACTGGGTCTTCGAAATACTGAACAATGAAAATTTAATTTGATCTATATATAGAGATCTGTAGTGTGTCTGTGTCTCGAACAGCGTAATATCAAAATAAGCGCTTAAGCGCACTCTTTGTGCGTTTCATAATGTTTTGTGCCTGAGCGTAGCGAAAGGAATGGTTATCTTTGTGGAGATTAACGTACCGGAGAGGTTCAAGCCGAAGGAATAGGCTGAAGGAATAGGCCGAAGGAATGATAAGAGCGGCAAATACAAAAACTAGGATAAAATTGACTGACCGGCAGAGAATTGCTTCTTAACACGTTATGAAAATTCTTGTTCTCGCGGTCGGCAAGTTGAAAGACAAAAGGATCGCCTCCCTTTCCGGGGAATATCTGAGCCGGATTCATCCCGATGGAGCCGTAACCACAGAACATATCCCCGACCCAACGGGCCCGCCGGCGGACCGCGTAGAGCGAGAAGGCCAGGAGGTATTAAGGCGTATCCGCCCCCGGGACCGATTGGTTCTCCTGCGGGAGGACGGGAAAGAGCAAGGTAGTATGGAGTTTGCCCAGTGGCTCTCGCGGGAGATGGCGGCGACGGAGGGCAGGCTTGTTCTGGTCATCGGCGGGCCTTGGGGCGCTTCCAAGACCCTGTTGCGTCGGGCCGACGCTGATTTGTCTCTTTCTCGCATGACCTTCACTCATGAAATGTGCTTTCTTTTTCTCGCCGAACAGCTTTACCGCGCTTTCTCTATTTTGCAGGGTTCTGGTTACCACCATTGAATCTAGCTACCACCGCTGAATCGGAGTTATAAAGCCGTTCTAGATCAACGGGTCAATGGATCAACGGGTCAATGGATCAATGAATCAATGGAAGCGAGGCAGGCAAAAGAGCGGATAGAGCCTCCTCCAAGGTGTCAAAATGGAGAAACCCCTCTTTCGCGGCGTCGGGTTTTAAGATGGGACCGATACCCACAAAAGCGCCCTTACCGAAAGCGAGCCACGCCTCTTTGTCACTGGCGGTATCGCCGAAAAACATGGGAAACTGGGCCCCGGTTCGCTCACAAAGAGTTGATAGACCCACAGGCGACGGCTTCAAGATCCCGTCGTCGGAGCTGATTAGCATCTCCCGCGGAAAGTCGAGCCAGTTCAGGCTTCTTTGAGCTAGGGTCACTTCCCCCTGAGTGCGCCCTGTGTAAATGCCCACGGGTAATCCCATGTCCTTCCAATTCTTCAATGTTCCTGGGCTTTCCCTAATCCAGAGTCCCTCTTGCCCGATGCCATACTTGGGAGTGCCCCGCAGCGCCAGATAATCCTCCTTACCGTAGTAAAATTCCTCCAGAACATACGCGACTTCTCTCTGGGGAAGAGCCTTGATCGTTCCCCAGGTCTTTTCCTGGCGGGCAGCGGTCAGGTCTAAGTCTTTTAGATCCTTCTCCCACTGATCCAAAGAAGGCAAGGCGTCTTTCATGCTTTTTCGGCCCGTTTTGCCCATGAAGCGCAAGAGGGTCCAAGCCACCACCGAGTCGTCATTGAAGGCGGGGTGCGCCTTACATCGGCTGAAATAATCCAAGTTATATCCCTCGCAGTCCACAACTCCTCCCATGAGGTTGCCCCAGCACCAGCGCACCGTCTCCGCCGTGGCCACCAGAAAGGAATCCTGGGTGTTGAGCAACACGCCGTCTACGTCGAAGATGAGCAGGTCCGGCGTCGTCTCCTTTGTCCATTTTCTCCACAGAAATATCGCCGCCGCGCCGCACAGAGTTCCCGCGCCCAACCCCCAGGCGATATAGTCCGGCCTGCCCCGCCCAAAAGAATATCCAGCAAACCCCGCCAAGGCATAGCCATAGAGCGCAACACAGGCCATGGAAAGCATCAAAATAAAAGACCTCATCGATTCATATACCCCTTCGATCTCCAAAACTTTTTGACATACTCCCACGACTAAAGTCATGGGATTCTAAGATCGACAATATTATTCCAGTGTCCGTAGCGTTGAATTTTCTTCAGTTTGGTTATATGCCGTTGCAAACAGATAACATTGAGGCTTTTACCGAATATCCGAACATCCGATCATAGCGGCGATGAAGCGCGATCAGATGATTATAGATCGAGCCGGCAAGGCTAATCTTACGGTGAAGATGTCTAT from Synergistaceae bacterium includes:
- a CDS encoding 23S rRNA (pseudouridine(1915)-N(3))-methyltransferase RlmH; protein product: MKILVLAVGKLKDKRIASLSGEYLSRIHPDGAVTTEHIPDPTGPPADRVEREGQEVLRRIRPRDRLVLLREDGKEQGSMEFAQWLSREMAATEGRLVLVIGGPWGASKTLLRRADADLSLSRMTFTHEMCFLFLAEQLYRAFSILQGSGYHH
- a CDS encoding HAD family hydrolase gives rise to the protein MRSFILMLSMACVALYGYALAGFAGYSFGRGRPDYIAWGLGAGTLCGAAAIFLWRKWTKETTPDLLIFDVDGVLLNTQDSFLVATAETVRWCWGNLMGGVVDCEGYNLDYFSRCKAHPAFNDDSVVAWTLLRFMGKTGRKSMKDALPSLDQWEKDLKDLDLTAARQEKTWGTIKALPQREVAYVLEEFYYGKEDYLALRGTPKYGIGQEGLWIRESPGTLKNWKDMGLPVGIYTGRTQGEVTLAQRSLNWLDFPREMLISSDDGILKPSPVGLSTLCERTGAQFPMFFGDTASDKEAWLAFGKGAFVGIGPILKPDAAKEGFLHFDTLEEALSALLPASLPLIH